TTTGTCTACTGCAGAATATGCTGTGTTAAATTTTTGGACCAGGTGGGCTATTGAAGCCCGATGGGATTATGTACAGGTGAAAGCTTCATCAAATGGTGGTATAACCTGGATACCATTAAATGGTAAATACACAAAACCCGGAAACTCAAACCAGCTTCCCGGGCAACCTCTTTATGATGGATTCCAGACTAACTGGGTAAAGGAAGAGATCGACTTACATCAGTTTCTTGGCGATAGCATTATCATTCGTTTTACTCTGGTGAGCGACGCCAGTTCGAGAGAGGATGGTTATTATTTCGATGATCTCAGTGTAACGATTATCGATATATATAGCGGAATAGGTGAAAACATTATGCCTGATCAAATTATTCTTTCCGGTCCGGTTCCCAATCCCGCAAACTCCGAGGTCAGGATTACCTATTCACTACCGCGACTAATGTCAAATACCAGAATGGTTATGTGTAATGCTCTAGGTCAGAAAACAGCAGAAGTGATTATAAAGAATGAATCGGGATCAGTGACTTTTAATGTTGAAAGCTGGCAGCCGGGTATATATTATTATATTTTGACCGGACCCTTTGGTTCATCGCAGGCTAAAAAACTGATTATTCAATAAAACAGATAATAGCAAAAACTATTAAATCGTATTTTTTTTTAACTTCAATTTACTATATAAAGGCCAAAAGGAATGTAGAAAGTTGTGTAACATAATCAATGAAAGGGGATGGTGCAATGATTCACACTATTAAAATTGGTACTCTTAAATGGCATCATATCAGTGATCCTAAAGAGGACGATCTCAAATTCCTTGAAGAAGAATTTTACTTCCATCCTCTGGATATTGAGGACTGTCGCAGCTTTAACCAGCGCCCTAAGATCGATATTTACGATGATTACTATTTTCTTATACTTCATTTTCCAAGTTTTGACCGGTGGGATAGATTTATTGTCACCAAAGAAGTTAAAATATTCTGGGGTGAAGATTATGTTATTACGGTCGGGAAAACCCATGAAGTGGTCGACAGGATATTTGATGAATATAAGGAACATGCCGAGAAAAGACTGGAGTTTGACTTCGGAACAAGCGACGCCCTGCTATACAGGATTCTTGACCGGATAATGAACGATACCTTTACTCTGATCAGAAAAATTGGTTTGGAACTCGAACTGCTCAACCGTGAATTGTTCAATCGCAGGGCAGAACGGATCATTGAGAGGATATCGTTAACGCGGCGGAATATCATTCTCCTGAATACGATGTTCAAACCCCAACTCCGCCTCTTCCACATGTTTGAGTCGGGCGATATTAAAGGTTATGCTGACAGCATGGAGGAATACTGGGGTAATATCCTCGACCATTCGCAGAAAATTTGGGACCTGACAGAAGACTATGCCGAACTTATTGAAGGTTTGTCTAAAACCTTTGACTCCCTTCAGACCAATAAAATAAATGAGATCATGAAAATATTGACCATGATCTCATCTATTCTTCTTCCTTTGACATTTATCGCCAGCTTATATGGGATGAACCTGACCAAATTGCCGTTGAGCGGGAATCCGAATTTCTTCTGGATCTTAATGGGTGGAATGCTTGCATTGGGAGTGGCGATGATTGTTTATTTCAAGAGGCGAAAATGGTTGTAAACCTCTTTGATTTGTCACAGCTTGTTATTTTTTGAGGAATCTGTCTGGATATCAATAGATTCCTGGTGTATACGGGTAAATAATTTTATCAGGAAATCCCTGCTGATTCCAAGCCTCACCCCCTTCTTCACCCTGTCGGAAACGAGCTTGCTCCAACGGTCTAGCTGAAGGACTGTGACCTTGTACTGCTCCTTGAATTTACCTATTTCCCTCACAATATCCATCCGTTTTGAAAGAATTCTGATCAGTTCATCATCGAGTCTGTCAATTTCAGCCCTGAATTCTTCCAATCTGGATTCAAATTCAGGTTCACCCTTTTGCTGTTTTATAACCAGCTTCGATAAAACAACCTTCAGGTCTGCAGGAAGTATTTGTTGCAGGGCATCTGTTCTGGCCTTATCAGGATCAAAATGAGATTCGATCATCAGTCCATCCATTTTAAGATCCATAGCTTTATGAGCAATATCAAATATCAATTCTCTTTTGCCACCGATATGGCTTGGATCGCAAATCAGAGGCAGATGTGGAATCAGACGTTTGAGTTCGATGGGAATCTCCCACATGGGTATATTCCTGTAAATAGAATTTTCAAAATGGTAAAAACCACGGTGTATGGCGACCAGTTTTTTGATGCCTGCTTCATTCAGTCTTTCCAATGCTCCTATCCAGGCGTTGAGATCAGGTGCAACAGGATTTTTAACCATGACAGGGATATCAACCCCTTTCAGTACATCAGAGATTTCCTGAATCGAAAAGGGATTTATCACGGTACGGGCACCTATCCATAAGACATCAACGTCAGAACGCAAGGCTTCCTCTATATGTTCTTTTTTTGCCACCTCAACGGCTGTGAGCAAGCGGGTCTCCATTTTAACCTTCCTGAGCCAGTCCAATCCTTTTGACCCCACTCCTTCAAAAACATCCGGCCGCGTGCGGGGTTTCCAAATCCCGGCCCTGAAAATCCTTACCTGTTCAATTTCAGCAAGTCCACGCGCTGTGTTAATCATCTGGCGTTCTGATTCAGCGCTGCATGGGCCCGCAATGACCAGGGGAGGGCTGAACATACTTAACCAGGCATCAATAGGTAATATGTTCAGCGACTTTATGGTATCCATAATATAAAATTATTAAAAAAAAGTATACAAATGAATCAGATCATACCGTTTATCACAGATGTGGATTTCCGTTATGGACTTTAATTTTCCAGACCCGGTCAAAGTCATGTTAATGACGTGGGAGCCATGTTCATTTATACGTTGTAATATAAAAGTCTTTATTTTTGCACTTTGAAATTATATACCGGATATTATGGAGGATATTAAGAATAAAAGTATTAGAGAATTACTAGCATCCAATGATTATAATACAGTATGCACGATTAAAGGATGGGTCAGAACGAAACGCATCAGTAAGAATGTCGCTTTTATTTCAATTAATGATGGTTCAACTATTCATAATATGCAAGTCGTTGCCGACCTGACGAAAATCAAAGAGGAAGATCTTGCACCCATCAATACTGGTGCTGCGCTTTCGGTAACCGGTGTTCTGGTGAAATCGGTCGGTAGTGGGCAACATATTGAGCTTAGTGCAGAAAAAGTGGACATATTGGGTATTGCAGATCCTGATGTTTATCCCCTCCAGCCAAAGCGACACACGCTTGAGTTTTTGAGGGAGATTGCTCACTTACGTTTCCGTACCGGCACGTTTGGAGCTATTACAAGGCTCAGGCACAGCATGATCTTTGCGATACATAAATTCTTCAACGACAGAGGATTTTATAACATACATACACCGATTATTACAGCTTCTGATGCTGAGGGTGCAGGTGAAATGTTCCGTGTGACGACCTTGAATATGAAGGATCTGCCAAGAAAGGAAGATGGCTCGATTGATTTCTCACAGGATTTCTTTGGCCGTGAAACCAATCTTACTGTGTCAGGGCAGCTCGAAGCCGAACTGGCTGCTCTTGCAATGACAAAGGTTTATACTTTCGGACCTACTTTCAGAGCTGAAAATTCCAATACATCACGACATCTGGCGGAATTCTGGATGATCGAACCCGAGGTGGCCTTTGCCGATAATAACGACAACATGGATTTGGCAGAGTCCATGCTGAAATATCTCGTACAGTATGCCCTGGATAATTGTTATGATGACCTGGCTTACCTGAGTAAACGCCAGCAAGATGAAGAAAAGCTTAAGAAGCAGGAGGAACGCTCATCCATGGAGCTCATTGAAAAATTGAGATTTGTCCTCGATAACACCTTCGAAAGGATTACTTATACTGAGGCGATTGACATTCTTATCCAGTCAAATCCCAATAAAAAGAAAAAGTTTTCCTTTATAATTGAAGGATGGGGCGCAGATATTCAATCAGAACATGAACGATATCTTGTTGAAAAACACTTTAAAAAGCCTGTCATCCTGAGGGATTATCCCATGGACATCAAAGCCTTCTATATGAAACAGAACGATGACGGAAAAACAGTCAGGGCATTGGATGTACTGTTCCCTCAGGTCGGTGAGATCGTAGGTGGCTCGCAAAGGGAGGAATCATATGAGAAACTGTATTCCAGGATCAAAGAACTAAACCTTTCAGAAGACAATTTATGGTGGTACCTTGAAACAAGAAAATTTGGCACTGTACCCCACAGCGGATTTGGCCTTGGCTTTGAGCGGTTTATGTTGTTTCTCACAGGAATGACCAATATCAGAGATGTAATTCCATTTCCCAGAACTCCTAAAAATGCGGAATTCTGACCCCTCTCCCTTAAACCTTTCTCCATCAAAAGACAGGAATTGGGGTGAGGTTAATAATTTTCTGTTTTAATAATAGA
This sequence is a window from Bacteroidota bacterium. Protein-coding genes within it:
- a CDS encoding bifunctional 3-deoxy-7-phosphoheptulonate synthase/chorismate mutase type II produces the protein MDTIKSLNILPIDAWLSMFSPPLVIAGPCSAESERQMINTARGLAEIEQVRIFRAGIWKPRTRPDVFEGVGSKGLDWLRKVKMETRLLTAVEVAKKEHIEEALRSDVDVLWIGARTVINPFSIQEISDVLKGVDIPVMVKNPVAPDLNAWIGALERLNEAGIKKLVAIHRGFYHFENSIYRNIPMWEIPIELKRLIPHLPLICDPSHIGGKRELIFDIAHKAMDLKMDGLMIESHFDPDKARTDALQQILPADLKVVLSKLVIKQQKGEPEFESRLEEFRAEIDRLDDELIRILSKRMDIVREIGKFKEQYKVTVLQLDRWSKLVSDRVKKGVRLGISRDFLIKLFTRIHQESIDIQTDSSKNNKL
- a CDS encoding magnesium transporter CorA family protein, translated to MIHTIKIGTLKWHHISDPKEDDLKFLEEEFYFHPLDIEDCRSFNQRPKIDIYDDYYFLILHFPSFDRWDRFIVTKEVKIFWGEDYVITVGKTHEVVDRIFDEYKEHAEKRLEFDFGTSDALLYRILDRIMNDTFTLIRKIGLELELLNRELFNRRAERIIERISLTRRNIILLNTMFKPQLRLFHMFESGDIKGYADSMEEYWGNILDHSQKIWDLTEDYAELIEGLSKTFDSLQTNKINEIMKILTMISSILLPLTFIASLYGMNLTKLPLSGNPNFFWILMGGMLALGVAMIVYFKRRKWL
- the asnS gene encoding asparagine--tRNA ligase, with the protein product MEDIKNKSIRELLASNDYNTVCTIKGWVRTKRISKNVAFISINDGSTIHNMQVVADLTKIKEEDLAPINTGAALSVTGVLVKSVGSGQHIELSAEKVDILGIADPDVYPLQPKRHTLEFLREIAHLRFRTGTFGAITRLRHSMIFAIHKFFNDRGFYNIHTPIITASDAEGAGEMFRVTTLNMKDLPRKEDGSIDFSQDFFGRETNLTVSGQLEAELAALAMTKVYTFGPTFRAENSNTSRHLAEFWMIEPEVAFADNNDNMDLAESMLKYLVQYALDNCYDDLAYLSKRQQDEEKLKKQEERSSMELIEKLRFVLDNTFERITYTEAIDILIQSNPNKKKKFSFIIEGWGADIQSEHERYLVEKHFKKPVILRDYPMDIKAFYMKQNDDGKTVRALDVLFPQVGEIVGGSQREESYEKLYSRIKELNLSEDNLWWYLETRKFGTVPHSGFGLGFERFMLFLTGMTNIRDVIPFPRTPKNAEF